Proteins found in one Thermaerobacter subterraneus DSM 13965 genomic segment:
- a CDS encoding pseudouridine-5'-phosphate glycosidase — protein sequence MTSQTRSQTPSQAGASPAREEGPGGPVAPAGPAAPPAPFRSGTRTGLQGGFPPGSPPPRFHLGDEVREALSRGRPVVALESTIIAHGFPYPDNLEMALAVEEEVRRAGAVPATVAILDGCLRVGLNRAELERVARSPDLPKASIRDLPVLCALGRSAATTVASTAQVAAWAGIDVFVTGGLGGVHRGWGQTLDISADLPALARLSLVVVSAGAKTVLDVAATLEYLETHGVTVLGYGTSEFPGFYLRSTGLPVDARIDSPDDAAAVLRARRALGLPGAVVVANPIPSADAVDEAEFNRWLAQAEADLAAEGVKGKAVTPFLLARLHALSGGRTVAANRALVLNNARLGAAIARSLCGLSPSPAASGPEEPAARGRGGRPVLR from the coding sequence ATGACGTCCCAGACCCGGTCCCAGACCCCGTCCCAGGCCGGGGCGTCCCCGGCAAGAGAGGAGGGTCCCGGCGGCCCGGTGGCCCCGGCCGGACCCGCGGCGCCACCCGCCCCTTTCCGGAGCGGGACTCGCACCGGGCTCCAGGGCGGGTTCCCCCCGGGTTCCCCACCGCCCCGGTTCCACCTGGGGGACGAGGTGCGGGAGGCGCTCAGCCGGGGCCGGCCGGTGGTGGCCCTGGAGTCGACCATCATCGCCCACGGTTTTCCCTATCCTGACAACCTGGAGATGGCCCTGGCGGTGGAAGAGGAGGTCCGGCGGGCGGGTGCGGTCCCGGCCACGGTGGCGATCCTCGACGGCTGCCTGCGGGTGGGGTTGAACCGGGCGGAACTGGAGCGGGTGGCCCGGAGCCCCGACCTGCCCAAGGCGTCCATCCGGGACTTGCCGGTGCTGTGCGCCCTTGGGCGCAGCGCCGCCACCACCGTCGCGTCGACGGCCCAGGTGGCGGCCTGGGCGGGCATCGACGTGTTCGTCACGGGCGGCCTGGGCGGGGTCCACCGCGGCTGGGGACAGACCCTGGACATCTCGGCCGACCTGCCGGCCCTGGCCCGGCTGTCCCTGGTGGTGGTGTCGGCGGGGGCCAAGACGGTGCTGGACGTGGCGGCGACCCTGGAGTACCTGGAAACCCACGGCGTCACGGTGCTGGGCTACGGGACCAGCGAGTTTCCGGGCTTCTACCTGCGCTCGACGGGGTTGCCCGTCGACGCCCGTATCGACTCCCCGGACGATGCGGCGGCGGTGCTACGGGCCCGGCGGGCTCTTGGGCTCCCGGGTGCCGTGGTGGTGGCCAATCCCATTCCCTCCGCCGACGCCGTGGACGAGGCGGAGTTCAACCGGTGGCTGGCCCAGGCCGAGGCCGACCTGGCGGCCGAGGGGGTGAAGGGCAAGGCGGTCACGCCCTTCCTGCTGGCCCGGCTCCACGCCCTGAGCGGGGGGCGGACGGTGGCCGCCAACCGGGCCCTGGTGTTGAACAATGCCCGGCTGGGCGCGGCCATCGCCCGCAGCCTGTGCGGGCTGTCGCCTTCCCCGGCCGCCTCCGGACCGGAAGAACCGGCCGCCCGGGGGCGGGGAGGGCGCCCGGTACTGCGGTGA
- the tnpB gene encoding IS607 family element RNA-guided endonuclease TnpB, with amino-acid sequence MRVLQAYRFALDPTPRQERALASHVGARRFAFNWGLALVKERLDACARGDDVEVPWTLSALRREWNRQKHVVAPWWRENSKEAYSSGLDGLVRALQNWSKSRKGERKGRRVGFPRFRKKGRGRESVRFTTGAIRVDDKSHVVLPRIGRVKIHEPTTALLRRIEAGTARILSATVSREGGRWFVSFTCEVERPPGRPRFPWRVVGVDAGVKHLAVLSTGEVCPNPRALEKNLKQLARWNRALARRQKGSRGWRKARRRLARLHGRVRNIRQDALHKLTHHLASTYGVVVVEQLNVAGMLKNRRLARALADAALAEIRRQLRYKCAWHGAVLVESPPFYPSSKRCSRCGAIKPSLPLSQRVFRCEECGLVLDRDENAARNLATLVAAVAGSGPETLNARGRDGRPALRQAVPEETGSRRRLIAG; translated from the coding sequence ATGCGTGTTTTGCAGGCGTACCGCTTCGCCCTCGACCCCACACCCCGCCAGGAACGGGCGCTGGCCTCCCACGTGGGCGCCCGCCGCTTCGCCTTCAACTGGGGCCTGGCCCTGGTGAAGGAGCGCCTGGACGCCTGCGCTCGGGGCGACGACGTGGAAGTGCCATGGACCCTTTCCGCCCTGAGACGGGAGTGGAACCGGCAAAAGCACGTCGTCGCCCCCTGGTGGCGGGAGAACTCGAAGGAGGCCTACTCCTCCGGCCTGGACGGGCTGGTCCGGGCCCTTCAGAACTGGTCAAAAAGCCGCAAGGGTGAACGCAAGGGCCGCCGGGTGGGGTTCCCCCGGTTTCGGAAGAAGGGCCGGGGGCGGGAGTCGGTGCGGTTCACCACCGGCGCGATCCGGGTGGACGACAAGAGCCACGTCGTCCTGCCCCGGATCGGGCGGGTCAAGATCCACGAGCCGACCACGGCCCTGCTCCGGCGCATCGAAGCGGGAACGGCCCGCATCCTCTCGGCCACGGTGTCGCGGGAAGGCGGCCGGTGGTTCGTCAGCTTCACCTGCGAGGTGGAGCGACCGCCGGGACGCCCCCGGTTCCCCTGGAGGGTCGTCGGCGTCGATGCGGGCGTCAAGCACCTGGCGGTGCTCTCCACCGGCGAGGTCTGCCCCAATCCCCGAGCGCTGGAGAAGAACCTGAAACAACTGGCCCGGTGGAACCGCGCCCTGGCCCGCCGGCAGAAGGGCAGCCGGGGGTGGCGAAAGGCCCGCCGCCGGCTGGCCCGGCTCCATGGGCGGGTCCGGAACATCCGCCAGGACGCGCTTCACAAGCTGACGCACCACCTAGCGAGCACCTATGGCGTGGTGGTCGTCGAACAGCTGAACGTGGCGGGCATGCTGAAGAACCGGCGGCTGGCCCGGGCGCTGGCCGATGCGGCCCTGGCGGAGATCCGCCGTCAGCTCAGGTATAAGTGTGCCTGGCACGGGGCGGTCCTAGTCGAATCACCGCCCTTCTATCCCAGCAGCAAACGTTGTTCCCGGTGCGGTGCGATCAAGCCGTCGCTGCCGCTTTCGCAGCGTGTTTTCCGCTGTGAGGAATGCGGGCTCGTGCTCGACCGGGACGAAAACGCGGCCCGAAATCTCGCGACCCTGGTGGCCGCCGTCGCCGGGAGTGGCCCGGAGACGTTAAACGCCCGTGGACGGGACGGAAGACCTGCCCTCCGGCAGGCGGTCCCGGAGGAAACGGGAAGCCGGCGCCGGCTCATCGCTGGGTAA
- a CDS encoding carbohydrate kinase family protein: MVAGDLVLDLVVQVPERLHRGSDTWGALHPRQGGSVANTAAWLARLGVPVVFCGRVGRDPLGHALVVALEAEGVEVRAVPDDQAPTGVILALVGPDGEKSMVIGPGANHRLEAGDLPPGLVEGAGLCYLTGYSFFWEDARDAARAVMARALEAGVPVAVDASSAALLARQGAEGVLQQWQGVSILFANEEEAALLAGGIPGDEAAERLGGLLPVVGIKAGPRGAWGVAWGRRWRVEALPVPRVVDTTGCGDAWNAGMLAGLRAGLDPEAAARLGRFVAAWVAQRPGAVPPGWTAADRQAAWDHAREPSAGGGRP; the protein is encoded by the coding sequence GTGGTGGCCGGTGACCTGGTGCTGGACCTGGTGGTCCAGGTTCCGGAGCGGCTGCACCGCGGCAGTGACACCTGGGGCGCCCTGCACCCCCGCCAGGGCGGCTCGGTGGCCAACACCGCCGCCTGGCTGGCCCGGTTGGGGGTACCCGTGGTGTTTTGCGGCAGGGTGGGCCGGGATCCGCTGGGCCACGCCCTGGTTGTCGCCCTGGAGGCCGAGGGCGTGGAGGTCCGGGCCGTCCCGGACGACCAGGCGCCCACGGGTGTCATCCTGGCGCTGGTGGGACCGGACGGGGAGAAGTCCATGGTGATCGGCCCGGGGGCCAACCACCGCCTGGAGGCGGGCGACCTGCCGCCCGGCCTGGTGGAGGGGGCCGGCCTCTGCTACCTCACCGGCTACTCCTTCTTCTGGGAAGATGCCCGGGATGCCGCCCGGGCGGTGATGGCGCGGGCGCTGGAGGCAGGGGTGCCCGTGGCCGTCGACGCCTCGTCGGCGGCGCTCCTTGCCCGCCAGGGAGCCGAGGGGGTGCTGCAACAGTGGCAGGGCGTCTCCATCCTCTTCGCCAATGAGGAGGAGGCGGCGCTGCTGGCGGGCGGTATTCCCGGGGATGAGGCGGCGGAGCGGCTTGGAGGGCTCCTTCCGGTGGTGGGGATCAAGGCCGGCCCGCGGGGCGCCTGGGGGGTGGCCTGGGGCCGGCGCTGGCGGGTCGAGGCGCTGCCCGTGCCGCGGGTTGTCGATACGACGGGCTGCGGCGATGCCTGGAATGCGGGCATGCTGGCCGGCCTCCGGGCGGGCCTTGATCCTGAGGCGGCCGCCCGGCTGGGGCGATTCGTGGCGGCCTGGGTGGCCCAGCGGCCGGGTGCCGTGCCGCCAGGCTGGACGGCGGCCGACAGGCAGGCGGCCTGGGATCACGCCCGCGAGCCCTCTGCCGGAGGAGGGAGGCCATGA
- a CDS encoding ribokinase, whose amino-acid sequence MMEPEGGPVEPQGGSVEPPSGARAWQGGWAPSSCAPAAGAPGVESRPAGRLPASRAAVVVAGSLNMDLVVVCRRAPEQGETVSGERFFTACGGKGANQAVAAARLGAPVAMLGCVGDDAFGEQLVAALRAEGIDIAGVRRVPGPSGVAAITVEAGGANRIVVVPGANARFTELDAVARRCIASARVLLLQLESPLPLVEQAARVARAAGVTVILTPAPVPPDPLPPGLLEAVDWLVPNEHELWALVGGKGGPPGADSPAEPPVPGPVGGSSVPGAGRPAPGPAAGPAMGAAGPAAGPGGTGALEAAARRLGGGRIHVVVTLGERGCLYVPPAGAARAIPALPVAAVDTTAAGDTFAGALAVALAEGRPVEEALRFATRAAGISVTRPGAQPSMPSRAEVEAWPGPGSREPAPPVPPR is encoded by the coding sequence ATGATGGAACCGGAAGGCGGGCCCGTCGAGCCGCAAGGCGGCTCCGTGGAACCACCGAGTGGCGCCAGGGCATGGCAAGGCGGGTGGGCTCCGTCGTCCTGTGCACCGGCCGCTGGTGCGCCTGGCGTCGAGTCCCGGCCGGCGGGGCGCCTGCCCGCTTCCCGCGCGGCCGTGGTGGTGGCGGGCAGCCTCAACATGGACCTGGTGGTGGTTTGCCGCCGCGCCCCCGAGCAGGGCGAGACCGTGTCCGGCGAGCGGTTCTTCACCGCCTGCGGCGGCAAGGGGGCGAACCAGGCCGTCGCGGCCGCCCGCCTCGGGGCGCCGGTGGCCATGCTGGGCTGTGTCGGGGACGATGCCTTCGGCGAGCAGCTGGTGGCCGCCCTCCGGGCCGAGGGCATCGACATCGCAGGGGTGCGGAGGGTACCGGGACCCAGCGGTGTGGCAGCCATCACCGTGGAAGCCGGCGGGGCCAACCGGATCGTGGTGGTTCCAGGGGCCAACGCCCGCTTCACGGAGCTGGACGCCGTGGCCCGCCGCTGCATCGCCTCCGCCCGGGTGCTGCTCCTGCAGCTGGAGTCGCCCCTGCCTCTGGTCGAACAGGCCGCCCGGGTGGCCCGGGCGGCGGGGGTGACGGTGATCCTGACGCCCGCTCCCGTTCCCCCCGATCCCCTACCCCCCGGCCTGCTGGAGGCGGTGGACTGGCTGGTGCCCAACGAGCATGAGCTGTGGGCGCTGGTTGGCGGGAAGGGCGGCCCGCCCGGCGCAGATTCCCCGGCGGAGCCTCCGGTCCCAGGGCCGGTGGGCGGTTCTTCCGTTCCCGGGGCCGGGCGGCCGGCGCCGGGCCCGGCGGCGGGGCCCGCGATGGGGGCAGCGGGACCGGCGGCGGGCCCCGGCGGGACCGGGGCGCTGGAAGCTGCGGCCCGCCGCCTGGGCGGGGGCCGGATCCACGTGGTGGTCACCCTGGGCGAGCGGGGCTGTCTCTACGTCCCGCCGGCGGGAGCGGCCCGGGCCATACCGGCGCTACCCGTCGCGGCGGTCGACACCACGGCGGCGGGGGACACTTTCGCCGGTGCTCTGGCGGTGGCCCTGGCGGAAGGACGGCCCGTCGAAGAAGCCCTGCGGTTCGCCACCCGGGCGGCGGGGATTTCCGTCACGCGGCCCGGCGCCCAGCCTTCCATGCCGTCCCGGGCGGAGGTGGAAGCGTGGCCCGGTCCCGGGAGCAGGGAGCCTGCCCCGCCGGTGCCGCCTCGCTGA